The following proteins come from a genomic window of Mycobacterium sp. DL:
- a CDS encoding thiazole synthase, producing MSTGKLSIAGREFGSRLILGTGGAANLAVLEAALIASETELTTVAMRRVDAEGGTGVLELLARIGITPLPNTAGCRGAAEAVMTAQLAREALQTNWVKLEVIADERTLLPDGVELVRAAEQLVDDGFTVLPYTNDDPILARRLEAAGCAAVMPLGSPIGTGLGIANPHNIEMIVEQASVPVILDAGIGTASDAALAMELGCDAVLLATAVTRAADPAVMAAAMAAAVKGGYLARQAGRIPKRFWAQASSPDL from the coding sequence GTGTCAACCGGAAAGCTGAGTATCGCGGGTCGGGAGTTCGGATCACGGTTGATCCTGGGCACCGGCGGCGCGGCCAACCTCGCGGTGCTGGAGGCGGCGTTGATCGCCTCGGAGACCGAGCTGACCACCGTGGCGATGCGCCGGGTCGACGCAGAGGGCGGCACCGGCGTGCTCGAGTTGCTGGCCCGGATCGGCATCACCCCGCTGCCGAACACCGCCGGTTGCCGTGGGGCGGCGGAAGCGGTGATGACCGCCCAGCTGGCCCGCGAAGCGCTGCAGACCAACTGGGTCAAGCTCGAGGTCATCGCCGACGAACGGACGCTGCTCCCGGACGGCGTCGAATTGGTCAGGGCGGCAGAGCAACTGGTCGACGACGGATTCACCGTGCTGCCCTACACCAATGACGATCCGATCCTCGCCCGCCGCCTGGAAGCCGCCGGCTGCGCCGCGGTCATGCCGCTCGGGTCGCCGATCGGCACCGGACTGGGCATCGCCAATCCGCACAACATCGAGATGATCGTCGAGCAGGCGTCGGTGCCGGTGATCCTCGACGCCGGTATCGGCACCGCCAGTGATGCCGCTCTGGCGATGGAGCTGGGTTGCGACGCGGTGCTGCTGGCCACCGCGGTGACCCGGGCCGCCGATCCGGCCGTGATGGCCGCGGCGATGGCGGCCGCCGTCAAGGGCGGTTACCTGGCCAGGCAGGCGGGCCGGATCCCGAAGCGGTTCTGGGCGCAGGCGAGCAGTCCAGACCTGTGA
- a CDS encoding ABC transporter permease: MTSLTTVAAVVNAERIKLTTVRSPLWSAAAAALLSFGIAALQAATAYDYQSLTAPDAALGVAVFGVPVLMVVAAMTVTGEYRTGMIRTSFMASPNRTLLLIAKAVVAAVFSAVTATVMVLGSLVVARVGLDPDAVGTTAAIGLYAALAAVLGVGVAALLRHTAGAVSVLLLWPLLVEPLLANLPGRGPQIGPYLPFANAFRFLDVQWLFPTYVPPWGVPGSLGYFAAVVAAVFVAAVVVVNRRDA; this comes from the coding sequence ATGACGTCGCTGACCACCGTGGCCGCCGTGGTGAACGCCGAGCGGATCAAGCTGACGACGGTGCGGTCCCCGCTGTGGTCGGCGGCGGCCGCGGCGCTGCTGAGCTTCGGTATCGCCGCACTGCAGGCCGCCACGGCATACGACTACCAATCGCTGACCGCACCGGACGCGGCGCTCGGCGTCGCGGTGTTCGGGGTGCCGGTGCTGATGGTCGTCGCGGCGATGACGGTGACGGGGGAGTACCGCACCGGGATGATCCGCACCTCGTTCATGGCCAGCCCGAACAGGACCCTGTTGCTCATCGCCAAAGCTGTTGTCGCGGCGGTGTTCTCCGCCGTCACCGCAACGGTCATGGTCCTCGGATCGCTTGTGGTGGCGCGCGTCGGCCTGGACCCGGACGCCGTCGGCACCACCGCCGCGATCGGACTCTACGCAGCGCTGGCGGCTGTACTCGGCGTCGGCGTCGCGGCGCTGCTGCGCCACACCGCCGGGGCGGTCAGCGTGCTGCTGCTGTGGCCGCTGCTGGTCGAACCGCTGCTGGCGAACCTTCCGGGCCGAGGTCCGCAGATCGGCCCGTACCTGCCGTTCGCCAACGCCTTCCGGTTCCTCGACGTGCAGTGGTTGTTCCCGACCTACGTGCCGCCGTGGGGCGTGCCGGGGTCGCTCGGCTATTTTGCTGCTGTGGTGGCTGCGGTGTTCGTCGCGGCTGTTGTCGTGGTGAACCGCCGGGATGCCTGA
- a CDS encoding M28 family metallopeptidase — MTRTQRRFTAVLAVAVLAIGGCSRDATPTAQPEANREADPAAAAEFADGLRQSVTVDATMAHLSRFQEIADANGGNRALGTPGYDASVDYVANALRDKGFDVQTPEFDVRLPWADEPALTVAGDPVTARPLEYTIGTEGDGVSGPLVPARAEDTPGCTADDYDGLAVEGAVVLVDRGSCPFGTKQAVAAERGAVAVIVANNEDGDEMGGTLGDSTDVQVPVISVTKVAGEQLRGQPGAPVAIRLNAGVRVEKTRNVIAQTTTGSTADVVMVGAHLDSVTEGPGINDNASGVAGVLETALQLGSSPEINNAVRFGFWGAEENGLLGSNDYVGSLDVEALKDIALYLNFDMIGSPNPGYFAYDGNQSTLPDPRVGPPRVPEGAAGIERTLMAYLDGAGKPAEDTSFDGRSDYDAFTKSGVPAGGLFSGAGEEMSAEQAEKWGGQAGEPFDPNYHQPTDTLDRIDRTSMEIHGGGVAYSVGLYAQDQSGRNGLPVRDDRTRHQLTEQ; from the coding sequence GTGACGCGCACTCAACGGAGATTCACGGCGGTGCTGGCCGTCGCCGTCCTCGCGATCGGCGGCTGCAGCCGGGACGCCACGCCGACGGCGCAACCGGAGGCGAACCGCGAAGCGGACCCGGCGGCTGCGGCCGAATTCGCAGACGGGCTGCGCCAGAGCGTCACCGTCGACGCGACGATGGCACACCTTTCCCGTTTCCAGGAGATCGCCGACGCCAACGGCGGAAACCGCGCGCTCGGGACCCCGGGGTATGACGCCAGCGTCGACTACGTTGCCAATGCGCTGCGAGACAAGGGTTTCGACGTCCAGACCCCCGAGTTCGACGTTCGGTTGCCGTGGGCGGACGAGCCGGCGTTGACGGTGGCGGGCGATCCGGTGACCGCCCGACCACTGGAGTACACCATCGGGACAGAGGGTGACGGCGTTTCCGGACCCCTGGTGCCGGCGCGTGCCGAGGACACTCCGGGCTGCACGGCCGACGACTACGACGGTCTGGCGGTCGAGGGCGCTGTGGTGCTGGTGGATCGTGGCTCGTGTCCGTTCGGCACAAAACAGGCCGTGGCCGCCGAGCGCGGGGCGGTCGCCGTGATCGTGGCGAACAACGAGGACGGTGACGAGATGGGCGGCACCCTCGGTGACTCCACAGACGTGCAGGTGCCGGTCATCAGCGTCACCAAGGTGGCCGGGGAACAGTTGCGCGGGCAGCCGGGCGCTCCGGTGGCGATCCGGCTGAACGCCGGTGTCCGCGTGGAGAAGACCCGCAACGTCATCGCGCAGACCACCACGGGCTCCACCGCGGACGTCGTCATGGTCGGCGCACACCTCGACAGCGTGACCGAGGGTCCCGGCATCAACGACAATGCCTCCGGTGTCGCGGGAGTGCTGGAAACCGCGCTGCAACTGGGGAGTTCGCCCGAGATCAACAACGCCGTCAGGTTCGGATTCTGGGGCGCCGAGGAGAACGGTCTGCTCGGCTCCAACGATTACGTCGGGTCGCTGGACGTCGAGGCGCTCAAGGACATCGCGCTCTACCTCAACTTCGACATGATCGGGTCCCCGAACCCCGGGTACTTCGCCTACGACGGGAACCAGTCCACGCTGCCCGACCCGCGCGTGGGGCCTCCGCGGGTTCCGGAGGGTGCGGCAGGCATCGAGCGGACCCTGATGGCCTACCTCGACGGGGCCGGCAAACCCGCCGAAGACACCTCGTTCGACGGCAGGTCCGACTACGACGCCTTCACCAAGTCGGGAGTGCCTGCGGGAGGGCTGTTCTCGGGCGCGGGGGAGGAGATGTCCGCCGAACAGGCCGAGAAGTGGGGCGGGCAGGCCGGTGAGCCATTCGACCCGAACTACCACCAACCGACCGACACCCTGGACCGGATCGACCGCACGTCGATGGAGATCCACGGCGGCGGTGTGGCCTACTCGGTCGGGTTGTACGCCCAGGACCAGAGTGGCCGCAACGGGTTACCGGTCCGCGATGACCGCACCCGTCATCAACTGACCGAGCAGTGA
- a CDS encoding ATP-binding cassette domain-containing protein has translation MIELSELTKTYGSNTAVDGLTCSIEPGMVTGFLGPNGAGKTTTMRMILGLDHPTSGAATINGKTYRQLTDPLREVGALLDARQVHPNRSIRGHLRWIAATNRIPAGRVDEVLEMVGLSTVASVRAGTLSLGMSQRLGIAAALIGDPPVLLFDEPVNGLDPEGIHWVRTLMRTLAGEGRTVLVSSHLLSEMANTADRLVVIGRGKLIASTTVSEFVGRSGGATVRVRSPQLPALREALTAAGLTVDDGPDALTVREATTDTVGELAAQHAIVLHELSAVQVSLEQAYLSSTDDATEFRGGHR, from the coding sequence ATGATCGAATTATCCGAGCTGACAAAAACTTACGGGTCGAACACGGCAGTCGACGGGCTGACGTGCTCGATCGAGCCGGGAATGGTGACCGGGTTCCTCGGCCCCAACGGCGCCGGCAAGACCACCACCATGCGGATGATCCTCGGCCTGGACCACCCGACCTCGGGTGCCGCGACGATCAACGGCAAGACCTACCGGCAGCTGACCGATCCGCTGCGTGAGGTGGGCGCGCTGCTCGACGCCCGGCAGGTCCACCCGAACCGGTCGATCCGCGGGCACCTGCGCTGGATCGCGGCCACCAACCGCATCCCGGCGGGTCGCGTCGACGAGGTCCTCGAGATGGTGGGCCTGAGCACCGTCGCGTCGGTCCGGGCGGGCACGTTGTCGCTGGGCATGAGCCAGCGATTGGGCATCGCGGCGGCGCTGATCGGCGATCCTCCGGTGCTGCTGTTCGACGAACCGGTCAACGGCCTGGACCCGGAGGGCATCCACTGGGTGCGCACGCTGATGCGGACGCTGGCAGGCGAAGGCCGCACCGTACTGGTGTCGAGCCACCTGCTCTCGGAGATGGCGAACACCGCCGACCGACTGGTGGTCATCGGCAGGGGAAAGCTGATCGCCTCCACCACGGTCAGCGAGTTCGTCGGCCGCTCCGGCGGCGCCACCGTGAGGGTGCGCAGCCCGCAGTTGCCCGCACTGCGCGAGGCACTCACCGCGGCCGGCCTCACGGTGGACGACGGGCCCGACGCGCTGACGGTGCGTGAGGCCACCACCGACACGGTCGGCGAACTTGCAGCGCAGCACGCGATCGTGCTGCACGAACTCAGCGCCGTGCAGGTCTCCCTCGAGCAGGCATACCTGTCGTCGACCGACGACGCCACCGAGTTCCGGGGCGGACACCGATGA
- a CDS encoding ABC transporter permease, with amino-acid sequence MRGPVAWWNDPWRPPRILVAVTVGYLLWSLLPVLVAVMFSFNDGRSRTVWQGFSFRWYWGDETLSVWHDATLHNALLQTLKLGVVATLITVPLGVLFALGIDRWRGRLPSGANFLMLLAFVLPEVLLAVSLLFVITTVALPVQLGTTAQVIGLVTFQVSYPAVLVRARLATIGPQYEEAAMDLGASPVGALRRVIMPMLIPAIFASTVLVFADVIDDFVMVRYLSGGASSEPVSVKIYNTARGAPTPALNALATLLLLTALAAVTIGYLVYRRMTRNDATTAGRGIGGFAGEM; translated from the coding sequence GTGAGGGGTCCGGTGGCGTGGTGGAACGACCCGTGGCGACCGCCACGGATCCTCGTCGCGGTCACCGTGGGATATCTGCTCTGGTCGTTGTTGCCGGTGCTGGTCGCGGTGATGTTCTCGTTCAACGACGGGCGGTCCCGCACTGTCTGGCAGGGTTTCTCGTTCCGGTGGTACTGGGGCGACGAGACTCTGTCGGTATGGCATGACGCGACACTGCACAACGCGCTGCTGCAGACCCTCAAGCTCGGCGTCGTCGCCACCCTCATCACGGTTCCCCTCGGGGTGCTGTTCGCGCTCGGCATCGACAGGTGGCGCGGCCGACTGCCGTCGGGCGCCAACTTCCTGATGCTGCTGGCCTTCGTGCTGCCCGAGGTGCTTCTGGCCGTCTCGCTGTTGTTCGTGATCACCACGGTCGCGCTGCCGGTTCAACTCGGCACCACCGCGCAGGTCATCGGACTCGTGACGTTCCAGGTGTCCTACCCCGCCGTCCTGGTGCGCGCCCGGCTCGCGACCATCGGTCCCCAATACGAGGAAGCGGCAATGGATCTCGGCGCATCGCCGGTGGGTGCGCTGCGCCGGGTCATCATGCCGATGTTGATCCCGGCGATCTTCGCCAGCACCGTGCTGGTGTTCGCCGACGTCATCGACGACTTCGTGATGGTGCGGTACCTGTCCGGTGGCGCATCGTCGGAACCGGTCTCGGTGAAGATCTACAACACCGCCCGCGGCGCACCCACCCCTGCGCTCAATGCGCTGGCCACCCTGCTGCTGCTGACCGCTCTGGCCGCCGTGACGATCGGTTATCTGGTGTACCGCAGGATGACCCGCAACGACGCCACCACCGCCGGCCGCGGCATCGGTGGCTTCGCGGGAGAGATGTGA
- a CDS encoding SGNH/GDSL hydrolase family protein, with protein MTPSTKRYVALGSSMAAGPGIQPRVPGSPRPAGRSGANYPHLVAASLGLDLVDVTYSGATTAHVLHESQRSAPPQVDALDGSETLVTVTIGGNDIGYVPMLFAAGLPRPARSIPFLGAKLRELLDPAARDRALVEVGESLVEVGRTLRRRAPDAAVLFVDYLTLLPPAGTPAPPLRDAEVALGRRMAATLQRLTAEAAEATGCAVVRAADASRDHHAWSAQPWTTRFGLPVPRRPAPLHPNAEGMRAVAELVVAAAGR; from the coding sequence ATGACTCCGAGTACGAAGCGCTATGTCGCCCTGGGAAGTTCGATGGCGGCCGGACCGGGGATCCAGCCGCGGGTGCCCGGATCGCCGCGACCCGCGGGCCGGTCGGGCGCCAACTATCCGCACCTCGTCGCGGCGTCACTCGGCCTGGACCTCGTCGACGTCACCTACTCGGGGGCGACCACCGCGCACGTGCTGCACGAATCGCAGCGCAGCGCCCCACCCCAGGTGGATGCACTCGACGGCAGCGAGACGCTGGTGACGGTGACGATCGGCGGAAACGACATCGGATATGTGCCGATGCTGTTCGCGGCCGGACTGCCCCGGCCGGCGCGGTCGATACCGTTCCTCGGAGCGAAGCTGCGTGAGCTCCTCGATCCGGCGGCGCGCGACCGTGCCCTGGTCGAGGTCGGCGAGTCGCTGGTCGAGGTCGGGCGCACGCTGCGCCGCCGCGCCCCCGACGCTGCCGTGCTGTTCGTCGACTACCTCACGTTGCTGCCGCCGGCCGGTACTCCGGCGCCTCCGCTGCGTGACGCCGAGGTAGCACTGGGTCGGCGGATGGCGGCCACCCTGCAACGCCTGACCGCCGAGGCCGCCGAGGCGACCGGTTGTGCGGTGGTGCGCGCTGCGGACGCCAGTCGCGACCACCACGCGTGGTCGGCCCAGCCCTGGACCACCCGGTTCGGTCTGCCGGTGCCGCGCCGACCCGCTCCGCTGCACCCGAACGCGGAAGGAATGCGTGCGGTCGCCGAACTGGTCGTCGCCGCAGCCGGCAGATGA
- a CDS encoding alpha/beta fold hydrolase translates to MTEPQTLVLKLPHLDVTALAWGPPDGRLVLCLHGFPDSAWGWAKLAPMLAARGMRVVAPFSRGYAPTGPAADGDYHIGALMYDALAVYRELGSPPDAVLIGHDWGAFTANGIAAYPESPFAVHISMAVPPVGALRRTRGPIGRQLPMMPRQLRNSWYIMFFQLPGMPERLLPRIIPRLWRDWGPAGYSTEAALNEALAALPSPAHRRAAVGYYRALARPGRPAPRYAELHKWRFELPRAPILHLQGAQDGAMMAAYAEQVDTQLPPGSRVLVLPSAGHFLQIEQPQVAADAILDHLDSR, encoded by the coding sequence GTGACCGAACCGCAGACGCTTGTGCTCAAACTGCCGCACCTGGACGTCACGGCGCTGGCGTGGGGTCCCCCGGACGGCCGGCTCGTGCTGTGCCTGCACGGATTTCCCGACAGTGCGTGGGGCTGGGCGAAGCTGGCCCCGATGCTGGCCGCGCGGGGCATGCGGGTGGTCGCTCCGTTCTCGCGCGGATATGCGCCCACAGGTCCGGCCGCGGACGGCGACTACCACATCGGCGCGCTGATGTACGACGCGCTGGCGGTGTACCGAGAACTCGGTTCGCCGCCGGACGCGGTGCTGATCGGCCACGACTGGGGAGCGTTCACCGCCAACGGCATCGCCGCCTATCCGGAGTCACCGTTCGCCGTGCACATCTCGATGGCGGTGCCTCCGGTCGGCGCGCTGCGACGGACCCGTGGCCCCATCGGTCGTCAGTTGCCGATGATGCCGCGGCAGCTACGCAACAGCTGGTACATCATGTTCTTCCAGCTCCCCGGCATGCCCGAGCGACTGCTGCCCCGGATCATCCCGAGGCTGTGGCGCGACTGGGGACCGGCCGGCTACTCGACCGAGGCCGCGTTGAACGAGGCGCTGGCCGCGCTGCCGAGCCCTGCCCATCGCCGGGCGGCTGTCGGCTACTACCGTGCGCTGGCCCGCCCCGGGCGTCCCGCGCCGCGCTACGCCGAGCTGCACAAGTGGCGTTTCGAACTGCCCCGGGCTCCCATCCTGCACCTGCAGGGCGCACAGGACGGCGCGATGATGGCGGCCTACGCCGAGCAGGTAGACACCCAGCTGCCACCGGGCAGCCGGGTGTTGGTCCTCCCGTCGGCGGGGCATTTTCTGCAGATCGAACAGCCGCAGGTCGCCGCCGACGCGATCCTGGACCATCTGGACTCGCGCTAA
- a CDS encoding ABC transporter permease, translated as MAERMAHLQGRRVLRSSRGIWPALAAPGLIWLLLFFVAPMYVVLCIVFGRLDPIFRTAVPVWNPLQWDPSQFMYVINRIVGPDGVFGPALLRTAVFVLTASALCLLIAFPVAYYVARLSGKRKGLLLTLLIAPFWISYMMRMFAWVNLLQDDGLVNRVLSLGGLFTPDVNWLTGQPVVVILGLVYGYVPYMILPLYAGLDRLSQPMMEASRDLGADRVSSFWRVTLPLSRPTVVAALLLTCLPMLGDYFTSDMLSASPKTAMVGNLINDSVLTPGQTGQAGAFVMLVFLAALLPMLYYIRVTGRRSEVAS; from the coding sequence GTGGCAGAACGTATGGCGCACCTTCAAGGCCGGCGGGTCCTGAGATCCTCCCGCGGGATATGGCCCGCACTCGCCGCGCCCGGCCTGATCTGGCTGCTGCTGTTCTTCGTCGCGCCGATGTATGTCGTGCTGTGCATCGTGTTCGGCAGGCTCGACCCGATCTTTCGCACGGCGGTGCCGGTGTGGAATCCGTTGCAGTGGGATCCCTCCCAGTTCATGTATGTGATCAACCGGATCGTCGGTCCCGACGGTGTCTTCGGACCCGCTCTGCTGCGCACGGCGGTGTTCGTGCTCACCGCGAGCGCACTGTGCCTGCTGATCGCGTTCCCGGTCGCGTACTACGTGGCCCGGCTGTCGGGCAAGCGCAAGGGCCTGCTGCTGACGCTGCTCATCGCCCCGTTCTGGATCAGCTACATGATGCGGATGTTCGCCTGGGTCAACCTGCTTCAGGACGACGGGCTGGTGAACAGGGTCCTGAGCCTGGGCGGGCTGTTCACCCCTGACGTCAACTGGTTGACCGGCCAACCCGTCGTGGTGATCCTCGGGTTGGTGTACGGCTATGTGCCGTACATGATCCTGCCGCTCTACGCGGGCCTGGACCGACTGTCACAACCCATGATGGAGGCCTCCCGGGATCTGGGCGCCGACCGTGTGTCGTCGTTCTGGCGGGTGACCCTGCCGCTGAGCCGGCCCACCGTCGTCGCGGCCCTGCTGCTGACATGCCTTCCCATGCTGGGCGACTACTTCACCAGCGACATGCTCTCGGCGTCACCGAAGACGGCCATGGTCGGCAACCTGATCAACGACAGCGTGCTCACCCCCGGTCAGACGGGGCAGGCGGGCGCCTTCGTGATGCTGGTGTTCCTGGCCGCGTTGCTGCCCATGCTGTACTACATCCGGGTCACCGGGAGACGGTCCGAGGTCGCCTCGTGA
- a CDS encoding aromatic ring-hydroxylating dioxygenase subunit alpha, producing the protein MFKQYGPAPVPAAGLAAALAPFGQSRMLPREAYVDPAVFEWEQHTIFSGWTCVGHAGDLAAVGAQKAIGSGPHAILLVRGDDGAVRAFANTCRHRGHELLACNATAKTRSIVCPYHSWSYRLDGTLRNAPGFSDVDGFDADEFGLTELRLVNWHGWLFVDPSGEDVEFSQHVAGLEDVVGPYRPEDLTIVARHSYELATNWKVIAENYQECYHCATIHPELSRISPPTSGENIELAGSWMGGWMSIVDDAETMSLSGKSGGVAIQGLSEHELRTVMYLVGYPNLLVSMHPDYVMTHLMTPLAVDRTHVECAWAFPKDVAAKNDFDPAYAVDFWDLTNRQDWAACESVQRGLTSPHARPGPLAPDEDGVYQFVTRVARAYAGSADPAAARR; encoded by the coding sequence ATGTTCAAACAGTATGGGCCGGCCCCGGTTCCCGCTGCCGGCCTCGCCGCCGCGCTCGCCCCGTTCGGTCAGTCGCGGATGCTGCCGCGGGAGGCCTACGTGGATCCGGCGGTGTTCGAATGGGAACAGCACACCATCTTCTCCGGGTGGACCTGCGTCGGGCACGCGGGCGACCTCGCCGCAGTCGGCGCCCAGAAGGCGATCGGCAGCGGTCCGCACGCCATCCTGCTGGTGCGCGGCGACGACGGCGCCGTTCGCGCATTCGCCAATACCTGCAGACACCGCGGACACGAACTGCTGGCCTGCAATGCGACCGCGAAGACCCGCAGCATCGTCTGCCCGTACCACTCATGGTCCTATCGGCTCGACGGCACACTGCGCAACGCGCCGGGATTCAGCGACGTCGACGGGTTCGACGCCGACGAGTTCGGACTCACGGAGTTACGACTGGTGAACTGGCACGGCTGGCTGTTCGTCGACCCCAGCGGTGAGGATGTCGAGTTCTCGCAGCACGTCGCGGGTTTGGAGGACGTGGTCGGGCCGTACCGTCCGGAGGACCTCACCATCGTGGCGCGCCACTCCTACGAACTCGCCACCAACTGGAAGGTGATCGCCGAGAACTACCAGGAGTGTTACCACTGCGCCACCATCCACCCGGAGCTGTCCAGGATCAGCCCGCCGACCAGTGGCGAGAACATCGAACTTGCGGGTTCGTGGATGGGCGGATGGATGTCCATCGTCGACGACGCCGAGACCATGTCGCTGAGCGGCAAGAGTGGCGGGGTGGCGATCCAGGGATTGTCCGAGCACGAACTGCGCACCGTGATGTACCTGGTCGGCTATCCCAATCTGCTCGTCAGCATGCACCCGGACTACGTGATGACGCACCTGATGACGCCCCTGGCGGTGGATCGAACTCACGTCGAGTGCGCCTGGGCTTTCCCGAAAGACGTTGCCGCCAAGAATGATTTCGACCCGGCCTACGCCGTCGACTTCTGGGACCTCACCAATCGTCAGGATTGGGCGGCGTGCGAGTCGGTCCAGCGTGGACTCACCTCGCCGCACGCCCGACCCGGTCCGCTCGCCCCGGACGAGGACGGCGTCTACCAGTTCGTCACCCGGGTCGCTAGGGCGTACGCCGGTTCCGCTGATCCCGCGGCGGCACGCCGTTGA
- a CDS encoding M28 family peptidase, giving the protein MRVRWAAAVAVSAVAAAVSCSPTPAAPDLGPELADRVTVDGVYGHLVELQKIADAHDDNRADGSPGYQASVDYVAQRLRDKGFDVQTPEFERLSGSRGGEPVLTVAGRDHRVEQASLLITTPPRGLRAVTLRPRAPAGCAAADYGNVSVEGAIAVVDDSDCSIVDKQNTALAEGAVGMLVVSRANPTKPVGAPPTLFSPGYYNNLTVPVGVIDPTADAALRRTNAPVTLVLDNEPVMTTSRNIIAQTKSGDARNVVTVGAHLDSVRSGPGINDNGSGVAAVLETALQLGAEPSAGNAVRFAFWGSEEISTDGSTDYVRSLTPDQLDDIALYLNFDMVASPNAGYFTDDGDQSAQAGAEVAPVPDGMAGIERMLAGRLNLAGVRPADVPLGRNTDYAPFLAAGIPVGGLTTGSSQRKTEVQERLWGGQVGEPFDPNYHTARDTIDNVDRDALEIMAATVAFAVGSYAQTIDGVNGVPPRDQRNRRTP; this is encoded by the coding sequence GTGAGGGTGAGGTGGGCAGCGGCCGTCGCGGTTTCCGCGGTGGCGGCCGCGGTGTCCTGCTCGCCGACTCCGGCTGCTCCGGACCTCGGGCCGGAACTGGCAGACAGGGTGACCGTCGACGGCGTCTACGGCCACCTCGTGGAGTTGCAGAAGATCGCCGATGCGCACGACGACAACCGGGCAGACGGCTCCCCCGGATACCAAGCCAGCGTGGACTATGTGGCGCAACGTCTGCGCGACAAGGGTTTTGATGTTCAGACGCCGGAGTTCGAACGGCTCTCGGGGTCCCGGGGAGGCGAGCCGGTGCTCACGGTCGCGGGCCGTGATCACCGGGTGGAGCAGGCGTCCCTGCTGATCACCACGCCGCCGAGGGGTCTACGGGCGGTGACGCTGCGGCCGCGTGCCCCTGCCGGGTGTGCGGCGGCCGACTACGGCAACGTCTCGGTCGAAGGGGCCATCGCCGTCGTCGACGACAGCGACTGCTCGATCGTCGACAAACAGAACACCGCACTCGCCGAGGGTGCGGTGGGGATGCTCGTGGTGAGCAGGGCCAATCCGACCAAGCCGGTCGGGGCACCGCCCACCCTGTTCTCCCCGGGTTACTACAACAACCTCACGGTTCCGGTCGGTGTCATCGACCCGACCGCCGATGCCGCACTGCGCCGTACCAACGCCCCGGTGACACTCGTGCTCGACAACGAACCCGTGATGACCACCTCGCGGAATATCATCGCGCAGACGAAGTCCGGCGACGCCCGCAACGTCGTCACCGTCGGCGCGCATCTCGACAGTGTCCGGTCGGGCCCGGGGATCAACGACAACGGCTCCGGGGTGGCGGCGGTCCTCGAGACCGCACTGCAACTGGGCGCCGAACCCTCGGCCGGCAACGCGGTGCGGTTCGCGTTCTGGGGCTCCGAGGAGATCTCGACAGACGGGTCCACCGACTATGTACGGTCGCTGACCCCGGACCAGCTCGACGACATCGCGCTGTACCTGAACTTCGACATGGTCGCCTCGCCCAACGCGGGGTACTTCACCGACGACGGTGATCAGTCCGCGCAGGCCGGTGCCGAGGTCGCCCCGGTGCCCGACGGGATGGCCGGGATCGAGCGCATGCTCGCCGGTCGTCTGAACCTGGCCGGCGTGCGACCGGCCGATGTGCCGCTGGGCCGAAACACCGACTACGCACCGTTCCTCGCCGCCGGTATCCCGGTGGGTGGGCTCACGACGGGGTCATCGCAGCGTAAAACCGAAGTGCAGGAAAGGCTCTGGGGCGGTCAGGTCGGTGAACCCTTCGACCCGAACTACCACACTGCGCGCGACACGATCGACAACGTCGACCGCGATGCGCTGGAGATCATGGCCGCAACCGTCGCGTTTGCGGTGGGCAGCTACGCCCAGACGATCGACGGTGTCAACGGCGTGCCGCCGCGGGATCAGCGGAACCGGCGTACGCCCTAG